The Pyrodictium delaneyi genome contains a region encoding:
- a CDS encoding 30S ribosomal protein S4, with translation MGDPKRPRKKWEGPKHPWIKERLLREIDLMGKYGLRNKKELWKLETLARYFRHRARGLLALPPDVRAKEEKALLARLHHLGVLPENATLDDVLGLTAEHFLERRLQTIVYKKGLARSIHEARQLIVHGHIAIAGRRIRSPGYLVKRDEEDLVDYAPTSPLAKRVAETEGETEETA, from the coding sequence ATGGGTGACCCTAAGAGGCCGCGTAAGAAGTGGGAGGGTCCAAAGCACCCCTGGATTAAGGAGCGTCTATTACGTGAGATAGACCTTATGGGCAAGTATGGTCTCCGTAACAAGAAGGAACTGTGGAAGCTCGAGACACTCGCCAGGTACTTCCGCCACCGTGCACGTGGCCTACTAGCCCTGCCTCCTGATGTGAGAGCCAAGGAAGAGAAGGCACTACTAGCACGCCTCCACCACCTCGGTGTACTCCCAGAGAACGCAACACTTGACGACGTACTCGGGCTGACGGCTGAGCACTTCCTTGAGAGGAGGCTACAGACAATAGTGTACAAGAAGGGCTTGGCCCGCTCAATTCACGAGGCGCGCCAGCTAATAGTACATGGGCACATAGCTATTGCAGGGCGCCGAATAAGGAGCCCAGGCTACCTGGTGAAGCGTGATGAAGAAGACCTAGTGGATTACGCGCCTACAAGCCCCCTAGCCAAGCGCGTAGCCGAGACGGAAGGCGAAACAGAAGAGACAGCCTAA
- a CDS encoding 30S ribosomal protein S13 — protein MSEQYRYIVRIMGTDIPGELKVAYGLALIKGVGINLSFALCRLLGIDPNKRIGFLTDAEIEKIEKAIENPTAVGIPAWMLNRRKDYETGKDLHLVGADLIYYVKKDIEREKRIKSWRGIRHALGLKVRGQRTATTGRIGMTVGVKRRK, from the coding sequence CTGAGCGAGCAGTATAGGTACATAGTAAGAATAATGGGTACGGATATACCTGGCGAACTCAAGGTAGCTTATGGTCTTGCACTCATTAAGGGTGTAGGCATTAACCTATCCTTTGCACTGTGTCGTCTCCTGGGCATTGACCCCAATAAGAGGATAGGATTTCTGACAGACGCGGAGATAGAGAAGATCGAGAAGGCTATAGAAAACCCCACAGCTGTAGGCATTCCTGCTTGGATGCTGAATAGGCGTAAGGATTACGAGACAGGAAAGGATCTACATCTGGTTGGTGCCGACCTAATCTACTACGTGAAGAAGGATATAGAGAGGGAGAAGAGGATTAAGAGCTGGAGAGGTATACGCCACGCTCTCGGCCTCAAGGTGCGCGGCCAGAGGACAGCTACGACTGGCCGCATAGGTATGACTGTTGGTGTGAAGAGACGTAAGTAA
- a CDS encoding ATP-binding protein produces the protein MRLLRPQHHIRIRVSGFNDSFIDIMDAFYRLLASVKGRYILECKSGNCSSFIELPSQEYQVLVAAPGLISTIKLDTETSAEGRLLPPPRGNELLWCLPSDTQYRQHRNYTRNEIVVGYCNDIAVTLDENALLRHLLIVGSTGSGKSHTAARIAACAHNLGFQSIILDWHGEYEYLLRSQGIRDYVILSYPNLPPVALTASNIPLEVSISVLERTLELSQFQSSILAAFLILSTTQDANLAKGLLNSLTNHINSNELSDIASILDQGNTISDLVYVIAKIFNKYRDEFSRAEQEIWLALIRRLNLLAASRYASLFIIKDSGYVTDYFLRGTGPIVIRLNDILSLRIRKLYAIYLINMLYSQAISNRLSKKLLVVIEEGHNILDNGTISELVAETRKYGIGFLVVVHTPRLLPELSEANFNTIIAHRITSINDRIIVARAIGLDDDYLLAQLEPGDVFIRKPGTKTPFLAKIALEKPCLI, from the coding sequence ATGAGACTACTACGCCCACAACATCATATAAGGATAAGAGTTAGCGGTTTCAATGATAGCTTTATAGATATTATGGATGCATTCTATAGGCTTTTAGCATCCGTAAAAGGAAGATACATACTTGAATGCAAATCCGGCAACTGTTCATCGTTCATAGAGCTGCCATCACAAGAGTACCAAGTACTTGTCGCAGCACCAGGACTTATATCTACGATAAAACTCGATACAGAAACGTCAGCTGAAGGAAGACTTCTTCCTCCACCCCGTGGAAACGAGTTATTGTGGTGTTTACCGTCTGACACGCAATACCGCCAGCATAGAAACTATACACGGAATGAGATAGTTGTCGGGTATTGTAACGACATAGCTGTAACCTTAGATGAGAATGCGCTACTTCGACACTTGCTTATAGTAGGTTCTACTGGCTCAGGCAAGAGCCATACTGCTGCAAGAATAGCAGCTTGTGCCCATAACTTAGGCTTTCAGAGCATTATATTAGATTGGCATGGAGAATATGAATACTTGCTAAGAAGTCAAGGCATTCGTGACTACGTAATCTTATCATACCCGAACCTCCCGCCAGTCGCACTTACAGCTTCTAATATACCTCTAGAAGTTTCTATATCGGTTCTAGAGCGGACTCTCGAGCTTAGCCAGTTTCAGTCAAGTATACTGGCTGCGTTCCTCATCCTTAGCACCACGCAAGATGCAAATCTAGCAAAAGGTCTACTAAACTCTCTTACTAATCACATAAATAGCAATGAATTATCAGATATAGCAAGTATACTCGATCAAGGTAATACTATTTCCGATTTAGTATATGTTATAGCTAAAATTTTTAATAAATATCGTGACGAATTTTCGAGAGCTGAACAAGAAATATGGTTAGCGCTAATACGAAGGCTAAACCTACTAGCTGCTAGTAGATATGCCAGTTTATTCATCATAAAAGATTCTGGTTATGTTACTGATTATTTCCTTAGAGGGACTGGACCAATAGTAATACGACTTAACGACATATTATCTCTACGAATTCGCAAGCTATATGCAATCTATCTCATAAACATGCTGTATTCGCAAGCTATAAGCAATAGACTGAGCAAGAAGTTACTAGTAGTGATAGAAGAGGGTCATAACATATTAGATAACGGAACTATTTCCGAGTTGGTGGCTGAGACCCGCAAATACGGAATCGGGTTTCTCGTTGTGGTGCATACGCCTCGTCTTTTGCCTGAATTAAGCGAGGCAAACTTCAACACAATAATTGCACATAGAATTACATCCATAAATGATAGAATAATTGTTGCAAGAGCGATAGGTCTTGATGACGACTACTTGCTAGCACAACTGGAGCCGGGAGACGTATTTATCAGAAAGCCAGGAACAAAAACGCCTTTTCTAGCAAAAATCGCTCTGGAGAAACCTTGCCTCATATGA